A genomic stretch from Burkholderia pyrrocinia includes:
- a CDS encoding c-type cytochrome yields the protein MKQTILRALLVTLLTGSAAVARAEQADGFALAQRKNCMACHAVSKPLMGPSFHDIAGKYAARGDAVDYLAQSIVKGSVGVWSSVPMPANTQLTSGEAHALAQWVLSLH from the coding sequence ATGAAACAGACGATATTGCGCGCGCTGCTCGTGACGCTGCTGACCGGCAGCGCAGCGGTGGCGCGCGCCGAACAGGCCGACGGGTTCGCGCTCGCGCAGCGCAAGAACTGCATGGCCTGCCACGCGGTCAGCAAACCGCTGATGGGCCCGTCGTTCCACGACATCGCCGGCAAGTATGCGGCGCGCGGCGACGCCGTCGATTACCTTGCCCAATCGATCGTGAAAGGCAGCGTCGGCGTATGGAGCAGCGTGCCGATGCCCGCCAATACGCAACTGACGAGCGGCGAAGCCCACGCACTCGCGCAATGGGTGCTGTCGCTGCATTGA
- a CDS encoding DUF2486 family protein: protein MTQADSSSIPTLTDVLVPGKPVPARSPAPDALQPHAGAAIPVLTDVIAPADSTKAEGDPEFVVIEPVPTLHVPAVELPGDVATAAAAAMGETDAPAEPGAAEHVVAEHAVAMNAPLQSSLADDDASQHAFAAVARDAVGHESEAVMPEALVPAAAPQPDVQAAVGLTPEDAQHVAERLRNRLTSYLTGAGREAIEARCRDALHEHSAWLVGQVTREVALTLETEVMDWVRDAVDEEIARRRAGHTG from the coding sequence GTGACACAAGCCGATTCATCCTCGATCCCGACGCTGACCGACGTGCTGGTGCCGGGCAAGCCGGTGCCGGCGCGCTCGCCCGCGCCCGACGCGCTGCAGCCGCACGCCGGCGCGGCGATTCCGGTGCTGACCGACGTGATCGCGCCGGCCGATTCCACGAAAGCCGAGGGCGACCCCGAATTCGTCGTGATCGAACCCGTGCCGACGCTGCACGTGCCGGCGGTCGAACTGCCGGGCGACGTCGCGACGGCTGCCGCGGCGGCGATGGGCGAGACCGATGCGCCGGCCGAACCGGGCGCCGCGGAGCACGTGGTCGCCGAGCACGCAGTGGCCATGAATGCGCCGCTCCAGTCGTCACTGGCCGACGACGATGCGTCGCAGCATGCGTTCGCCGCGGTGGCGCGTGATGCGGTCGGGCACGAATCAGAAGCGGTCATGCCGGAGGCGCTCGTACCGGCCGCGGCGCCGCAGCCGGATGTGCAGGCAGCCGTCGGGCTGACGCCTGAAGATGCGCAACATGTCGCCGAGCGCCTGCGCAATCGGCTGACGAGCTATCTGACCGGAGCAGGGCGCGAGGCCATCGAGGCTCGCTGTCGCGACGCGCTGCACGAGCATTCGGCCTGGCTGGTCGGCCAGGTCACGCGCGAGGTGGCGCTGACGCTGGAAACCGAGGTCATGGACTGGGTCCGCGACGCGGTCGACGAAGAGATCGCGCGCCGCCGCGCCGGTCATACGGGCTGA
- a CDS encoding DNA polymerase III subunit chi yields the protein MTRIDFHSNVGDSLAYACRLLRKAYQAGQPVVVLAEPARLRALDERLWTFSPLDFIPHCGVDSEHAAGTPIVLAADLDKAPHHHVLLNLGATVPAQFARFERLLEVVGNAPDELAAGRDRYRFYRDRGYALNNYKQGS from the coding sequence ATGACGCGGATCGATTTCCACTCGAACGTCGGCGATTCGCTCGCGTATGCGTGCCGGCTGCTGCGCAAGGCCTACCAGGCCGGGCAGCCGGTTGTCGTGCTCGCCGAGCCCGCGCGCCTGCGCGCGCTCGACGAGCGGCTCTGGACGTTCTCGCCGCTCGATTTCATTCCGCATTGCGGCGTCGACAGCGAGCACGCGGCCGGCACGCCGATCGTGCTGGCCGCCGATCTCGACAAGGCGCCGCATCATCACGTGCTGCTGAACCTCGGCGCGACCGTGCCCGCGCAGTTCGCCCGCTTCGAGCGCCTGCTCGAAGTGGTCGGCAACGCGCCGGACGAACTGGCCGCGGGCCGCGACCGCTATCGCTTCTACCGCGATCGCGGCTACGCGCTGAACAACTACAAGCAGGGCAGCTAG
- a CDS encoding leucyl aminopeptidase: MDFSIKGCDWSKGEAKGFLTGKSDCIVLGIFEAQTLSGAALDIDTATKGLISRVVKAGDMDGKRGKTLFLHEVSGIGASRVLLVGLGKQDAFNQKAYNDAATAAWRALLATKVVQVTFTLAQLPVDERSSDWGVRAAILALRNETYRFTQMKSKPEPASHTLKRVVFSVDPSDEKAAKVAVKQAVALANGMDLTRDLGNLPGNVCTPTYLGNTAKKLAKDWGLKAEVLGLKQIQALKMGSFLSVARASVEPPQFIVLHYQGAAAKAAPVVLVGKGITFDTGGISLKPGEGMDEMKYDMCGAGSVLGTMRAVAEMGLKINVVAIVPTCENMPGGNATKPGDIVTSMKGLTIEVLNTDAEGRLILCDALTYAERFKPAAVIDVATLTGACIIALGHHNSGLFSKDDALAGELLDASREAGDPAWRLPLDDEYQDQLKSNFADLANIGGRPAGSVTAACFLSRFTENYPWAHLDIAGTAWKSGAAKGATGRPVPLLAQFLIDRAGQ; the protein is encoded by the coding sequence ATGGACTTTAGCATAAAAGGCTGTGATTGGAGCAAAGGCGAGGCCAAGGGGTTCCTGACCGGGAAGTCCGACTGCATCGTGCTCGGCATCTTCGAGGCGCAGACGCTTTCCGGCGCGGCGCTCGACATCGACACGGCCACCAAGGGACTGATTTCGCGCGTGGTGAAGGCCGGCGACATGGACGGCAAGCGCGGCAAGACGCTGTTCCTGCACGAAGTGTCGGGCATCGGCGCGTCGCGCGTGCTGCTCGTCGGTCTCGGCAAGCAGGATGCTTTCAATCAGAAAGCCTATAACGATGCAGCCACGGCCGCCTGGCGCGCGCTGCTGGCGACCAAGGTCGTCCAGGTCACGTTCACGCTCGCGCAACTGCCGGTCGACGAGCGCAGCTCCGACTGGGGCGTGCGCGCGGCGATTCTCGCGCTGCGCAACGAGACCTACCGCTTCACGCAGATGAAGAGCAAGCCGGAACCGGCGTCGCACACGCTCAAGCGCGTCGTGTTCAGCGTCGATCCGTCGGATGAAAAGGCCGCGAAGGTCGCGGTCAAGCAGGCCGTTGCGCTCGCGAACGGGATGGATCTCACTCGCGACCTCGGCAACCTGCCCGGCAACGTCTGCACGCCGACCTATCTCGGCAACACCGCGAAGAAGCTCGCGAAGGATTGGGGCCTGAAGGCCGAAGTGCTCGGGCTCAAGCAGATCCAGGCGCTGAAGATGGGCTCGTTCCTGTCGGTCGCGCGCGCGTCGGTCGAGCCGCCGCAGTTCATCGTGCTGCACTACCAGGGCGCCGCCGCGAAGGCCGCGCCGGTCGTGCTGGTCGGCAAGGGCATCACGTTCGACACGGGCGGCATCTCGCTGAAGCCGGGCGAGGGCATGGACGAGATGAAGTACGACATGTGCGGTGCCGGTTCCGTGCTCGGCACGATGCGCGCGGTTGCCGAGATGGGCCTGAAGATCAACGTCGTCGCGATCGTGCCGACCTGCGAGAACATGCCGGGCGGCAACGCGACGAAGCCGGGCGACATCGTCACGAGCATGAAGGGCCTGACGATCGAGGTGCTGAACACCGACGCCGAAGGCCGCCTGATCCTGTGCGACGCGCTCACGTATGCGGAGCGCTTCAAGCCGGCCGCGGTGATCGACGTCGCGACGCTGACGGGCGCGTGCATCATTGCGCTCGGCCATCACAACAGCGGCCTGTTCTCGAAGGACGACGCGCTCGCGGGCGAACTGCTCGACGCGTCTCGCGAAGCGGGCGACCCGGCATGGCGCCTGCCGCTCGACGACGAGTACCAGGATCAGCTGAAGTCGAACTTCGCGGATCTCGCGAACATCGGCGGACGTCCGGCCGGCAGCGTGACGGCCGCGTGCTTCCTGTCGCGCTTCACCGAGAACTACCCGTGGGCCCACCTCGACATCGCGGGCACCGCGTGGAAGAGTGGCGCCGCGAAGGGTGCGACGGGCCGCCCGGTGCCGCTGCTCGCGCAGTTCCTGATCGACCGCGCCGGCCAGTGA
- the lptF gene encoding LPS export ABC transporter permease LptF, with amino-acid sequence MIFERSLQRELAYTAGAVFMVLLTIMLTTMMIRIVGYAASGEIDPRDVLVLIGLTVIGYLAVMLVVTLFVSILFVLTRWYRDSEMVVWLASGVSLTRLIKPIGVFATPLILLIAFFAFVGWPWSNQQSKMIKARFQQRDEISLLAPGQFRESASNHRVFFIEKMTPDQSKVQNVFVTSTENGKVNVVVSQTGHTETSKDGDRFVVLEDGRRYDGTPGQPNFKIMEFERYGVKITSKPVVNVQTTNSTPTPELLRNPTRDNLAEFAWRAGLPLIALNLMVLGIPLAYQNPRRSRTINLVMAVLIYLTYSNLLNVVQAQIEQGKMSFGVGLVGLHALVAAIVAVIFWLRVRNRPLFTRALFGRSGA; translated from the coding sequence ATGATCTTCGAACGCTCCCTCCAGCGCGAGCTTGCGTATACGGCTGGCGCCGTGTTCATGGTGCTGCTCACGATCATGCTCACGACGATGATGATCCGCATCGTCGGTTACGCCGCGTCCGGTGAAATCGACCCGCGGGACGTGCTCGTGCTGATCGGCCTGACCGTGATCGGCTATCTCGCCGTGATGCTCGTCGTCACGCTGTTCGTGTCGATCCTGTTCGTGCTGACCCGGTGGTACCGGGATTCCGAAATGGTGGTGTGGCTCGCGTCGGGCGTGAGCCTCACGCGCCTCATCAAGCCGATCGGCGTGTTTGCCACGCCGCTCATCCTGCTGATCGCGTTCTTCGCGTTCGTCGGCTGGCCGTGGTCGAACCAGCAGAGCAAGATGATCAAGGCACGCTTCCAGCAGCGCGACGAGATCTCGCTGCTCGCGCCGGGCCAGTTCCGCGAGTCGGCGTCGAACCATCGCGTGTTCTTCATCGAGAAGATGACGCCCGACCAGAGCAAGGTGCAGAACGTGTTCGTGACGTCGACCGAGAACGGCAAGGTCAACGTCGTCGTGTCGCAGACGGGCCATACGGAAACCTCGAAGGACGGCGACCGTTTCGTCGTGCTGGAAGACGGCCGCCGCTATGACGGCACGCCGGGCCAGCCGAACTTCAAGATCATGGAGTTCGAGCGCTACGGCGTGAAGATCACCAGCAAGCCGGTCGTGAACGTGCAGACCACCAACAGCACGCCGACACCCGAGCTGCTGCGCAACCCGACGCGCGACAATCTCGCGGAGTTCGCGTGGCGCGCGGGGCTGCCGCTGATCGCGCTCAACCTGATGGTGCTCGGCATCCCGCTCGCGTACCAGAACCCGCGCCGCAGCCGCACGATCAACCTCGTGATGGCGGTGCTGATCTACCTCACCTACTCGAACCTGCTAAACGTCGTGCAGGCGCAGATCGAGCAGGGCAAGATGTCGTTCGGCGTCGGCCTCGTCGGCCTGCACGCGCTCGTCGCGGCGATCGTCGCCGTCATCTTCTGGTTGCGCGTGCGCAATCGTCCGCTGTTTACACGCGCGCTGTTCGGCCGCTCGGGAGCATGA
- the lptG gene encoding LPS export ABC transporter permease LptG — MRLYEKYFARQIYVTFVFILFAFSGLFFFFDLISELNSVGHGNYKFGYAVMRVALQTPSRFYEIIPVAALISAIYVFAQMAANSEFTIFRVSGLATNQALRSLLKIGVPLVIITYLIGEFVGPYADQLSERVRLQALGASVSSNFQSGVWVKDTLAARENGEQVTRFVNVGSLSPDSTISNVRIYEFDSKFQLQNVRIAQTGRYEPPGHWLLTGVTETELTPIKPISGQPADALNPVYRSQQVSLPEYRLRSDLTPQILSVLLVSPERMSIINLFRYIQHLRENQQDTQRYDIALWRKLLYPFAVFVMLVLSLPFAYLHTRAGVVGVKVFGGIMLGMSFQLLNTLFSHIGTLNTWPAPLTAATPGLIYLALGLFALKWVDRH; from the coding sequence ATGCGGCTCTATGAAAAGTACTTCGCGCGACAGATCTACGTCACGTTCGTCTTCATCCTGTTCGCGTTCTCGGGTCTGTTCTTCTTCTTCGACCTGATCAGCGAACTGAACTCGGTCGGGCACGGCAACTACAAGTTCGGCTACGCGGTGATGCGCGTCGCGCTGCAGACGCCGTCGCGCTTCTACGAGATCATCCCGGTCGCCGCGCTGATCAGCGCGATCTACGTGTTCGCGCAAATGGCCGCGAATTCGGAATTCACGATCTTCCGCGTGTCGGGCCTCGCGACCAACCAGGCGCTGCGCTCGCTGCTGAAGATCGGCGTGCCGCTCGTGATCATCACCTACCTGATCGGCGAATTCGTCGGCCCGTACGCCGACCAGTTGTCCGAACGCGTGCGGCTGCAGGCGCTCGGCGCGTCGGTTTCGTCGAATTTCCAGTCGGGCGTGTGGGTGAAGGACACGCTCGCGGCCCGCGAAAACGGCGAACAGGTCACGCGCTTCGTCAACGTCGGCAGCCTGTCGCCCGATTCGACGATCAGCAACGTGCGCATCTACGAGTTCGACTCGAAATTCCAGCTGCAGAACGTGCGGATCGCGCAGACGGGCCGCTACGAGCCGCCCGGCCACTGGCTGCTGACGGGTGTCACCGAAACCGAGCTCACGCCGATCAAGCCGATCAGCGGCCAGCCGGCCGACGCGCTGAACCCCGTCTACCGGTCGCAGCAGGTGTCGCTGCCCGAATACCGGCTGCGTTCGGACCTGACGCCGCAGATCCTGTCGGTGCTGCTCGTGTCGCCGGAGCGCATGTCGATCATCAACCTGTTCCGCTACATCCAGCACTTGCGCGAAAACCAGCAGGACACGCAGCGCTACGACATCGCGCTGTGGCGCAAGCTGCTGTATCCGTTCGCGGTGTTCGTGATGCTCGTGCTGTCGCTGCCGTTCGCGTACCTGCACACGCGCGCCGGCGTGGTCGGCGTGAAGGTGTTCGGCGGCATCATGCTCGGCATGAGCTTCCAGCTGCTCAATACGCTGTTCTCGCACATCGGCACGCTGAACACGTGGCCCGCACCGCTCACCGCCGCGACGCCGGGCCTGATCTATCTCGCGCTCGGCCTGTTCGCGCTAAAGTGGGTCGACCGGCACTGA
- a CDS encoding sirohydrochlorin chelatase: MSSHGIVLFGHGARDPRWAEPFERLAARLRGAGSPASHVSLAFLELMTPSLGEAVAAQVAAGCTRITVVPVFFGQGGHIRRDLPQLVDACRAAHPGVEIRCATAVGEDDGVLDAIARYCIDRIGDDA; this comes from the coding sequence ATGAGCTCGCACGGCATCGTCCTGTTCGGCCACGGCGCCCGCGATCCGCGCTGGGCCGAGCCGTTCGAGCGGCTCGCCGCGCGGCTGCGCGGCGCCGGCTCCCCTGCGTCGCACGTGTCGCTCGCGTTCCTCGAGCTGATGACGCCGTCGCTCGGTGAGGCCGTGGCCGCGCAAGTCGCCGCCGGCTGCACGCGCATCACCGTGGTACCCGTGTTCTTCGGCCAGGGCGGCCATATCCGCCGCGACCTGCCGCAGCTCGTCGATGCGTGCCGCGCCGCGCATCCGGGCGTCGAGATCCGCTGCGCGACGGCTGTCGGCGAAGACGACGGCGTGCTCGACGCGATCGCACGCTATTGCATCGACCGGATCGGCGACGACGCGTAA
- the cobA gene encoding uroporphyrinogen-III C-methyltransferase — protein MGKVYLIGAGPGAADLITVRGARLLAQADVVLHDALVEPAMLDYAPNARRIAVGKRCGQRSTAQHFINKQIVDAAREHACVVRLKGGDPMLFGRAEEEMRALDEAGIDYEVVPGITAALAGAATLKRSLTLRGVSRSVAFATHSRAPGSDEIREAARADSIVYYMGRDSAPGIAQELIDAGRAPATPVAIVEACSTARERSLTLTLAQMAAGDAQAWLDPAEPSLLMIGDAFAERARHAKEGDSLRTAA, from the coding sequence ATGGGCAAGGTATATCTGATCGGAGCGGGGCCGGGCGCAGCGGACCTCATCACGGTGCGCGGCGCGCGGCTGCTGGCGCAGGCCGACGTCGTGCTGCACGATGCGCTGGTCGAGCCCGCGATGCTCGACTACGCGCCGAACGCGCGCAGGATCGCGGTCGGCAAGCGCTGCGGGCAGCGCTCGACCGCGCAGCATTTCATCAACAAGCAGATCGTCGATGCGGCGCGCGAGCATGCGTGCGTCGTGCGGCTGAAGGGCGGCGACCCGATGCTGTTCGGTCGCGCCGAAGAGGAAATGCGCGCGCTCGACGAGGCCGGCATCGACTACGAGGTCGTGCCGGGCATCACCGCAGCGCTGGCCGGCGCGGCGACGCTGAAGCGTTCGCTGACGCTGCGCGGCGTGTCGCGCAGCGTCGCGTTCGCGACGCACAGCCGTGCGCCGGGCAGCGACGAGATCCGCGAAGCCGCGCGCGCCGATTCGATCGTCTACTACATGGGCCGCGACAGTGCCCCCGGCATCGCGCAGGAGTTGATCGATGCCGGCCGTGCGCCGGCGACGCCCGTGGCGATCGTCGAGGCATGCAGTACCGCGCGCGAGCGCTCGCTGACGCTGACGCTCGCGCAGATGGCGGCTGGCGACGCGCAGGCGTGGCTCGATCCCGCGGAACCGAGCCTGCTGATGATCGGCGATGCGTTCGCCGAGCGCGCACGGCACGCGAAAGAGGGCGATTCGTTGCGGACTGCCGCCTGA
- a CDS encoding sulfate adenylyltransferase subunit 1, with protein sequence MSIIENHEDLGVLRFITAGSVDDGKSTLIGRLLYDSKAVLSDQLSALSRAKNKRTVGDELDLALLTDGLEAEREQGITIDVAYRYFATAKRKFIIADTPGHEQYTRNMVTGASTAHAAIILIDATRVTVENGVAELLPQTKRHSAIVKLLALQHVIVAINKMDLVDYSEARFNEIRDAYVALAKQLGLDDVRFVPVSALKGDNIVGASERMPWYAGEPLLDVLEALPVETQAHDALRFPVQWVARQDGSSADDFRGYMGRIESGEVKVGDEIVVLPSNRTATVAEIVAPVPGGTASVAQAFAGQTVTIRLEQDVDVSRGDMFVTTAEPVEPAKKLEADLCWFDEAPLSQQRKYLLKQTTSTVFAKIGAVKQVLDVHTLSHAIDRHELKMNDIGRVALTLQKPIVCDTYDAHPGTGAFVLIDEATHHTVAAGMIRAFSA encoded by the coding sequence ATGAGCATCATCGAAAATCACGAAGACCTCGGCGTGCTGCGCTTCATCACCGCAGGCAGCGTCGACGACGGCAAGAGCACGCTGATCGGCCGCCTGCTGTACGACAGCAAGGCCGTGCTGTCCGACCAGCTGTCCGCGCTGTCGCGCGCGAAGAACAAGCGCACGGTGGGCGACGAGCTCGACCTTGCGCTGCTGACCGACGGCCTGGAAGCCGAGCGCGAGCAGGGCATCACGATCGACGTCGCGTACCGCTACTTCGCGACCGCGAAGCGCAAGTTCATCATCGCCGATACGCCGGGTCACGAGCAGTACACGCGCAACATGGTGACGGGCGCGTCGACCGCACACGCGGCGATCATCCTGATCGACGCGACGCGCGTGACGGTCGAGAACGGCGTTGCCGAACTGCTGCCGCAAACGAAACGCCACAGCGCGATCGTCAAGCTGCTCGCGCTGCAGCACGTGATCGTCGCGATCAACAAGATGGACCTCGTCGACTACAGCGAGGCGCGCTTCAACGAGATCCGCGACGCGTACGTCGCGCTCGCGAAGCAGCTCGGCCTCGACGATGTGCGCTTCGTGCCGGTGTCGGCGCTGAAGGGCGACAACATCGTCGGCGCGAGCGAGCGCATGCCGTGGTATGCGGGCGAGCCGCTCCTCGACGTGCTCGAGGCGCTGCCGGTGGAGACGCAGGCGCATGACGCACTGCGCTTCCCGGTGCAGTGGGTCGCGCGCCAGGACGGCAGCTCGGCCGACGATTTCCGCGGCTACATGGGCCGTATCGAGTCGGGCGAGGTGAAGGTCGGCGACGAGATCGTCGTGCTGCCGTCGAACCGCACCGCGACGGTCGCCGAGATCGTCGCGCCGGTGCCCGGCGGCACCGCGTCCGTCGCGCAGGCGTTCGCGGGCCAGACGGTGACGATTCGTCTCGAACAGGATGTCGACGTGTCGCGCGGCGACATGTTCGTCACGACCGCCGAGCCGGTCGAGCCGGCCAAGAAGCTCGAGGCCGACCTGTGCTGGTTCGACGAAGCGCCGCTGTCGCAGCAGCGCAAGTACCTGCTGAAGCAGACCACGAGCACGGTGTTCGCGAAGATCGGCGCGGTCAAGCAGGTGCTCGACGTGCATACGCTGTCGCACGCGATCGACCGTCACGAACTGAAGATGAACGACATCGGCCGCGTCGCGCTGACGCTGCAGAAGCCGATCGTCTGCGACACGTACGATGCGCATCCGGGCACGGGCGCGTTCGTGCTGATCGACGAGGCGACGCACCACACGGTCGCCGCAGGCATGATCCGGGCGTTCTCGGCGTAA
- the cysD gene encoding sulfate adenylyltransferase subunit CysD: protein MSTTLEQSAFAPATGGDSRMGHLDWLEAESIHILRELVAECSKPALLFSGGKDSVVVLHLALKAFGLGANRKTTLPFPLVHIDTGHNYDEVIDFRDRRAQELGAELVVGHVEDSIKRGTVVLRRETDSRNAAQAVTLLETIEQHGYTALIGGARRDEEKARAKERIFSFRDEFGQWDPKAQRPELWSLFNARLHKGEHLRVFPISNWTELDVWQYIARENLELPSIYYAHQREIVRRNGLLVPVTPLTPMRDGETSEVAQVRFRTVGDISCTCPVESDADDVEKIIAETAVTEITERGATRMDDQTSEAAMEQRKKQGYF, encoded by the coding sequence ATGAGCACGACGCTCGAGCAATCCGCCTTTGCCCCGGCCACCGGCGGCGACAGCCGCATGGGCCACCTCGACTGGCTCGAAGCCGAGTCGATCCACATCCTGCGCGAACTGGTCGCCGAATGCAGCAAGCCGGCGCTGTTGTTCTCGGGCGGCAAGGATTCGGTCGTCGTGCTGCATCTGGCACTGAAGGCGTTCGGCCTCGGCGCGAACCGCAAGACGACGCTGCCGTTCCCGCTCGTGCACATCGACACGGGCCACAACTACGACGAAGTGATCGATTTCCGCGACCGCCGCGCGCAGGAGCTCGGCGCCGAGCTGGTGGTCGGTCACGTCGAGGATTCGATCAAGCGCGGTACGGTCGTGCTGCGCCGCGAAACCGATTCGCGCAACGCCGCGCAGGCCGTCACGCTGCTCGAGACGATCGAGCAGCACGGCTACACCGCGCTGATCGGCGGCGCGCGCCGCGACGAAGAGAAGGCGCGGGCGAAGGAGCGCATCTTCTCGTTCCGCGACGAATTCGGCCAGTGGGATCCGAAGGCGCAGCGCCCGGAGCTGTGGAGCCTCTTCAACGCACGGCTGCATAAAGGCGAGCACCTGCGCGTGTTCCCGATCTCGAACTGGACCGAGCTCGACGTGTGGCAGTACATCGCGCGCGAGAATCTCGAGCTGCCGTCGATCTATTACGCGCACCAGCGCGAGATCGTGCGCCGCAACGGCCTGCTCGTGCCCGTCACGCCGCTGACGCCGATGCGCGACGGCGAGACGAGCGAAGTCGCCCAGGTGCGCTTCCGCACGGTCGGCGACATCAGCTGCACGTGCCCGGTCGAGAGCGACGCGGACGACGTCGAGAAGATCATCGCCGAGACGGCGGTGACCGAGATCACCGAGCGCGGCGCGACGCGGATGGACGACCAGACCTCCGAAGCCGCGATGGAACAGCGCAAGAAGCAAGGTTATTTCTGA
- a CDS encoding phosphoadenylyl-sulfate reductase has protein sequence MSTATALTPELAAKVERLDALLAQIGARHEKVKFASSLAAEDMLLTHAILSKGVSIGIFSLNTGRLHAETLGMIDRVRERYGYEIEQFHPQQDAVDQYVAEHGLNAFYESVELRKSCCHIRKVEPLNRALADVGAWVTGQRREQSVTRAELHEEEQDEARGIAKYNPLADWTEADVWAYLGAFDVPVNPLHARGYPSIGCEPCTRAIRPGEDSRAGRWWWESRDTKECGLHITITPIPASAEAGTAH, from the coding sequence ATGAGTACCGCTACCGCGCTGACGCCGGAACTCGCCGCGAAGGTCGAGCGCCTCGACGCGCTGCTCGCGCAGATCGGCGCACGTCACGAGAAGGTGAAGTTCGCGAGCAGCCTCGCCGCGGAAGACATGCTGCTCACGCACGCGATCCTGTCGAAGGGCGTGTCGATCGGCATCTTCTCGCTGAACACGGGCCGCCTGCATGCGGAGACGCTCGGCATGATCGACCGCGTGCGCGAGCGCTACGGCTACGAGATCGAGCAGTTCCATCCGCAGCAGGACGCGGTCGACCAGTACGTCGCCGAGCACGGCCTGAACGCGTTCTACGAGAGTGTCGAGCTGCGCAAGTCGTGCTGCCACATCCGCAAGGTCGAGCCGCTGAACCGCGCGCTGGCCGATGTCGGCGCGTGGGTCACGGGCCAGCGCCGCGAGCAGTCGGTCACGCGCGCGGAGCTGCACGAGGAAGAACAGGACGAAGCGCGCGGGATCGCGAAGTACAACCCGCTCGCCGACTGGACGGAAGCCGATGTGTGGGCGTACCTTGGCGCGTTCGACGTGCCGGTCAACCCGCTGCATGCGCGCGGCTACCCGAGCATCGGCTGCGAGCCCTGCACGCGCGCGATCCGCCCCGGCGAGGACAGCCGCGCGGGCCGCTGGTGGTGGGAATCGCGCGACACGAAGGAATGCGGGCTGCACATCACGATCACGCCGATTCCCGCGAGTGCCGAAGCAGGCACCGCGCACTGA
- a CDS encoding DUF934 domain-containing protein, producing the protein MASIIKNRAVIDDAWQVVRAAEDGALPAVDALPAGKVLVPFALWQAERAALVAAKTKDELGVWLAPDSEPADLAADFGAISLIAVDFPRFADGRGYSIARLLRERYGWTGELRAIGDVLRDQLLYMSRCGFDAFAVRADRDIHDALNAFTEFTQRYQGAFDEPAPLFRRRAAAADAKVGA; encoded by the coding sequence ATGGCTTCGATTATCAAGAACCGCGCAGTGATCGACGATGCATGGCAGGTCGTGCGCGCGGCGGAAGACGGTGCGCTGCCCGCGGTCGACGCGTTGCCGGCCGGCAAGGTGCTGGTGCCGTTCGCGTTGTGGCAGGCCGAGCGCGCGGCGCTCGTCGCCGCGAAGACGAAGGACGAACTCGGCGTGTGGCTCGCGCCGGACAGCGAGCCGGCCGATCTCGCGGCCGATTTCGGCGCGATTTCGCTGATTGCCGTCGACTTCCCGCGCTTCGCGGACGGCCGCGGCTACAGCATCGCGCGCCTGCTGCGCGAGCGTTACGGCTGGACGGGCGAGCTGCGCGCGATCGGCGACGTGCTGCGCGACCAGTTGCTGTACATGTCGCGTTGCGGCTTCGACGCATTCGCGGTGCGCGCCGACCGGGACATCCACGACGCGCTGAATGCGTTCACGGAATTCACGCAGCGCTATCAGGGCGCGTTCGACGAGCCGGCGCCGCTGTTCCGCCGCCGCGCCGCCGCGGCCGACGCCAAGGTGGGCGCATGA